In the Rhizobium sp. CB3090 genome, one interval contains:
- a CDS encoding Gfo/Idh/MocA family oxidoreductase: protein MSALRFAAIGLNHDHIYGQVNVMLRAGAELVAFHAVEDDLAAVFAGRFPQAKRVTDKREILENRSIDLIVSAAISSERAGLAIEAMHHGKDVMLDKPGMVTLDQLAEVRRVQAETKRIVSILYSEHFETASTVKAGELVKAGAIGKVIHTTGLGPHRLRKPTRPDWFFDRKRYGGIITDIASHQCEQFLFFADSLEAEILSATVSNRANPETPGLQDYGDFHLRTPDVTGYVRVDWFTPDGLSTWGDGRLFIVGTEGAIELRKYIDVAGRPGTDHLFLTDRKGMQHIDCSGVELPYGRQLAADIRDRTETAMGQDHCFKAMELALKAQALAEATSLKSIQR from the coding sequence ATGAGCGCGCTGCGCTTTGCTGCCATCGGCCTCAACCACGATCACATCTACGGCCAGGTCAACGTCATGCTGCGGGCCGGCGCCGAGCTCGTCGCCTTCCACGCAGTCGAGGACGACCTCGCCGCCGTCTTCGCCGGACGCTTTCCGCAGGCAAAACGCGTCACCGACAAGCGCGAAATCCTGGAGAACCGCTCCATCGACCTGATCGTCAGCGCGGCGATCTCCAGCGAGCGGGCCGGCCTTGCCATCGAGGCCATGCATCATGGCAAGGACGTGATGCTCGACAAGCCCGGCATGGTAACGCTCGATCAGCTCGCCGAAGTGCGAAGGGTTCAGGCCGAAACCAAGCGTATCGTCTCCATCCTCTATTCCGAGCACTTCGAGACGGCATCGACCGTCAAGGCGGGCGAATTAGTCAAAGCCGGCGCCATCGGCAAGGTCATCCACACGACCGGCCTCGGTCCCCACCGGCTGCGCAAACCGACCCGGCCGGATTGGTTCTTCGACCGCAAGCGCTACGGCGGCATCATCACCGACATCGCTTCGCATCAATGCGAGCAGTTCCTGTTCTTCGCCGACTCGCTCGAAGCCGAGATTCTGTCCGCGACGGTTTCCAACCGCGCCAATCCGGAAACGCCCGGCCTGCAGGACTATGGCGATTTCCACCTGCGCACGCCTGACGTTACCGGCTATGTCCGCGTCGACTGGTTCACGCCCGACGGCCTTTCCACCTGGGGCGACGGCCGCCTCTTCATCGTCGGCACGGAAGGCGCGATCGAGCTGCGCAAATATATCGACGTAGCCGGCCGTCCCGGCACCGATCACCTCTTCCTCACCGACCGCAAGGGCATGCAGCATATCGATTGCAGCGGCGTCGAGCTGCCCTACGGCCGGCAACTGGCCGCCGATATCAGGGACCGCACCGAAACCGCGATGGGACAAGACCATTGCTTCAAGGCCATGGAGCTGGCGCTGAAGGCGCAGGCGCTCGCCGAGGCAACATCGCTCAAAAGCATTCAGAGGTAA
- a CDS encoding amino acid--[acyl-carrier-protein] ligase has translation MDMQTSFLDRLFESGLLIDTGVDGLYGRSGQFEDVISAFERLIDRFGGADGAEAIRFPPGMNRAFFEKSGYMKSFPQLAGTVHSFCGNELDHMSLLKCMEVGDDWTKDQEATDIVLTPAACYPLYPTVAKRGALPDSGALFDLQSYCFRHEPSKDPARQQLFRMREYVCMGTDKHVTDFRQSWMDRGIEMMKAVGLDVTIDVANDPFFGRAGKMLANNQRDQNLKFELLIPITSAANPTACMSFNYHQDAFGAKWGLNFEDGSVAHTACVGFGLERIALALFHTHGLDTKEWPESVRKALWG, from the coding sequence ATGGATATGCAGACCTCGTTTCTCGACCGCCTTTTCGAATCCGGTCTTCTGATCGACACCGGCGTTGATGGGCTCTATGGCCGCAGCGGCCAATTCGAAGACGTCATTTCCGCCTTCGAGAGGCTGATCGACAGGTTCGGCGGCGCCGACGGTGCCGAAGCCATCCGCTTTCCGCCGGGCATGAACCGCGCCTTCTTCGAAAAGAGCGGCTACATGAAGAGCTTCCCGCAGCTTGCCGGCACGGTGCACAGCTTCTGCGGCAACGAACTCGACCACATGAGCCTCTTGAAGTGCATGGAAGTGGGCGACGACTGGACGAAGGATCAGGAAGCGACGGATATCGTGCTGACGCCGGCCGCCTGCTATCCGCTCTATCCGACGGTCGCCAAGCGCGGCGCGTTGCCGGATAGCGGCGCACTTTTCGACCTGCAGTCCTATTGCTTTCGCCACGAGCCTTCCAAGGATCCGGCTCGCCAGCAACTGTTCCGCATGCGAGAATATGTTTGCATGGGCACCGACAAGCATGTGACGGATTTTCGCCAGAGCTGGATGGATCGCGGCATCGAGATGATGAAGGCTGTTGGGCTCGACGTGACCATCGATGTTGCCAACGACCCGTTCTTTGGCCGGGCCGGCAAGATGCTTGCCAACAATCAGCGCGACCAGAACCTGAAATTCGAGCTGCTGATCCCGATCACCTCAGCCGCCAATCCGACCGCCTGCATGAGCTTCAACTATCACCAGGACGCATTCGGCGCGAAATGGGGTCTGAACTTCGAAGACGGCAGCGTCGCGCATACAGCCTGCGTCGGCTTCGGATTGGAGCGCATCGCGCTGGCGCTGTTCCACACCCACGGTCTCGATACTAAGGAATGGCCCGAGAGCGTGCGCAAGGCGTTGTGGGGCTGA
- a CDS encoding aconitase X — protein MAGEKATRGCLRVVLASTKPNEKIMLRRHRSRGRDAMDPRTFIGESLVAGEASGEILFADVGLSFMGGTNPATGQVTDTHHPLHGQSVAGKILAIPSGRGSCAGSLVIFELLTNGHAPKALVFHHKEAILTLGVMIANELFALGIPVICLSKDDFESLKLYRYAEIRNGAVTVSMDAPQDVESNVPVAPLDIEGFQLSDLDRKFLDGAYGEAARIAMRVIIRAAQLEGSDNLIAVDMAHIDGCFYQGPGSLLFARKLCDLGAFVRIPATMNALCVDRQQWKDQGVVEALGLPSDELADCFVRMGVRPTYTCAPYLLDGAPTFGQQIAWAESNAVVFANSVIGARTLKYPDYLDILVAITGRAPNADCHVESKRRATLRIDVSLSNVDDSLYPLLGYHVGKIATNEIPLICGLEGFPVSHDDLKAFGAAFATTSAAAMFHILGITPEAATIADACSENEHVEVVTVTREDLLETWHELNNATTDHVDLVSLGNPHFSLTEIERLSELCGGQKKADGLSLIVTCGREVYAKAKEKGFVQPVLDFGGTFLNDTCWCLIGEPVVGRDIRNIITNSGKYAHYGPAAVQRGFHFGSLERCVDAAKTGRVTRDLPGWLRG, from the coding sequence TTGGCCGGCGAGAAAGCGACACGAGGTTGCTTGCGTGTCGTCTTAGCGTCGACAAAGCCAAACGAAAAAATTATGCTCCGACGGCATAGAAGCCGTGGGAGAGACGCGATGGACCCGAGAACATTCATTGGCGAGAGCCTGGTGGCAGGGGAGGCCTCCGGCGAGATCCTCTTTGCGGACGTGGGCCTGAGCTTCATGGGCGGAACGAATCCCGCCACAGGTCAGGTGACCGACACCCACCACCCATTGCATGGGCAGAGCGTGGCCGGGAAAATCCTTGCCATTCCGAGCGGTCGTGGATCTTGCGCCGGCAGCCTCGTCATCTTCGAGCTACTGACGAACGGACATGCACCCAAGGCCCTCGTGTTCCATCACAAGGAAGCAATTCTCACATTGGGGGTCATGATCGCAAACGAGCTGTTCGCGCTCGGGATTCCTGTCATTTGTCTCAGCAAGGATGATTTCGAATCTCTGAAACTGTATCGCTACGCCGAAATCCGGAACGGGGCCGTCACCGTATCCATGGACGCGCCTCAAGATGTCGAGTCGAATGTGCCGGTCGCACCGCTTGACATCGAAGGGTTTCAGCTCAGCGACCTCGACAGGAAGTTCCTGGATGGGGCGTACGGCGAAGCAGCGCGCATTGCCATGCGGGTCATCATCCGTGCGGCGCAGCTCGAGGGTTCGGACAATCTGATTGCCGTCGACATGGCGCACATCGACGGCTGCTTCTATCAGGGACCGGGCAGCTTGCTGTTCGCGCGAAAGCTTTGCGATCTTGGCGCTTTTGTCAGAATACCGGCGACCATGAACGCGCTTTGCGTCGATCGCCAGCAATGGAAAGACCAGGGCGTCGTCGAGGCCCTCGGGCTTCCTTCCGACGAGCTCGCAGACTGTTTCGTCAGGATGGGGGTCCGCCCGACATATACCTGCGCTCCCTATCTCCTCGACGGTGCCCCGACCTTCGGACAGCAGATCGCCTGGGCAGAATCGAATGCCGTCGTTTTCGCCAATTCCGTGATCGGCGCGCGGACGCTAAAATATCCCGATTATCTGGACATTTTGGTCGCCATTACGGGCCGCGCTCCGAACGCCGACTGCCACGTCGAGTCCAAACGTCGGGCCACTTTGCGTATCGACGTCTCCCTCTCGAACGTCGACGACTCGCTATATCCGCTGCTCGGCTACCATGTCGGAAAGATCGCCACGAATGAAATTCCGCTCATCTGCGGGCTGGAAGGATTCCCTGTTTCGCACGATGACCTAAAGGCGTTCGGCGCCGCGTTTGCCACGACATCGGCAGCGGCGATGTTCCACATTCTCGGTATTACTCCGGAGGCGGCGACGATCGCCGACGCCTGTTCCGAGAACGAACACGTCGAAGTCGTTACCGTGACCCGCGAAGACCTGCTCGAAACATGGCATGAATTGAACAACGCGACGACCGACCACGTCGATCTGGTCTCCCTCGGAAATCCGCATTTCTCGCTGACCGAGATCGAACGGCTCTCCGAACTGTGCGGTGGTCAGAAGAAGGCGGACGGGTTGTCGCTCATCGTGACGTGCGGCCGCGAGGTTTATGCCAAGGCGAAGGAAAAGGGTTTCGTCCAGCCGGTCCTGGACTTCGGCGGCACCTTTCTAAACGACACCTGCTGGTGTCTGATCGGAGAACCGGTCGTCGGCCGTGATATCAGGAACATCATAACCAATTCTGGAAAATACGCGCATTACGGCCCGGCAGCAGTGCAGCGAGGTTTCCACTTTGGAAGTCTTGAACGCTGCGTCGACGCAGCAAAAACTGGCCGGGTCACACGCGATCTGCCCGGCTGGCTGCGTGGCTAG
- a CDS encoding DUF1839 family protein yields the protein MVAVFQGLDPAAYKPHALHDSERMWPETNCYIDLWIEVLSSLKLPPEAMLGFTMTQDFEGDQFTFFKVPLEDLEALYGIRCTELAIYDKVQYHIAEQIGRGRLCLVEMDSFYMPDTQGVGYRREHGKTTVAINRLDMAGRELDYFHNGGFFRLSGEDFDGLFQLHLTEEDLPFLPYTEFAKFPESVPGEAAIRQTSRQLLAFHFRRRPVANPIRAFAAVFPAQVEAVAERPFGFFHKYAFNTLRQLGANFELAGSHLDWLSADFSEAAGEARRISEVAKSVQFQLARAITRKKFEPLQTALDPAADAWDSMMGLLEQKL from the coding sequence ATGGTTGCCGTTTTTCAGGGACTGGATCCCGCCGCCTATAAGCCACATGCGCTGCACGACAGCGAGCGCATGTGGCCGGAAACCAATTGCTACATCGATCTCTGGATCGAGGTGCTTTCAAGCTTGAAGCTGCCGCCGGAAGCCATGCTCGGCTTCACGATGACGCAGGATTTCGAGGGTGACCAGTTCACCTTCTTCAAGGTGCCGCTTGAAGATCTGGAAGCGCTTTACGGAATCCGCTGCACGGAACTGGCAATCTACGACAAGGTCCAGTACCACATTGCCGAGCAGATCGGCCGTGGTCGGCTCTGCCTTGTCGAGATGGATTCCTTCTATATGCCCGACACCCAGGGCGTCGGTTATCGCCGTGAGCATGGCAAGACGACCGTCGCCATCAACCGGTTGGATATGGCGGGCCGCGAGCTCGATTATTTCCACAATGGCGGTTTCTTCCGGCTATCGGGCGAGGATTTCGACGGGCTGTTCCAACTGCATCTGACGGAAGAGGATCTGCCTTTCCTGCCCTATACGGAATTTGCGAAGTTTCCCGAGAGTGTGCCTGGCGAGGCAGCCATTCGGCAGACATCCAGGCAACTTCTGGCCTTCCATTTCCGCCGTCGTCCCGTCGCCAATCCCATCCGTGCCTTCGCAGCGGTTTTCCCGGCGCAGGTGGAAGCGGTGGCCGAGCGGCCCTTCGGCTTTTTCCATAAATATGCCTTCAACACGCTGCGCCAGCTCGGCGCCAATTTCGAGCTGGCGGGCAGTCATCTCGACTGGCTCTCGGCAGATTTTTCGGAAGCTGCCGGCGAGGCCCGGCGAATTTCGGAGGTGGCGAAATCGGTACAGTTCCAGCTTGCTCGCGCCATAACACGCAAGAAATTCGAGCCGCTGCAGACGGCCCTTGATCCGGCCGCGGATGCATGGGATTCGATGATGGGGCTGCTTGAACAAAAGCTGTAG
- a CDS encoding Gfo/Idh/MocA family oxidoreductase, translating to MSDVKKVAIIGLGIGRSHIVEGYLPHPDRFEVAALCDLNEERLNAVGDEFGITRRLKDFVEILNMPDIDIIDICTPPGSHFELIMQALAAGKHVVCEKPLVGSLADVDALIAAEKTAKGRLMPIFQYRYGDGIQKAKRIIEAGIAGKAYVATSETHWVRGADYYAVPWRGKWDTELGGVLMTHSIHLHDMLTYLMGPIAGLFGRVATRVNDIEVEDCASASLLMENGALATISATLGSQEQISRLRLAFENVLIESNHEPYSPGQDPWKIVPANDEIAAKIDALLTDWTPIPIRFNTQMKLFHEALVSGGPLPVTTADARQALELVTAFYESSETRTEVRFPVGPESTKYKSWRPA from the coding sequence ATGTCCGACGTGAAGAAAGTCGCAATCATCGGCCTCGGCATCGGCCGCTCCCATATTGTCGAAGGCTATCTGCCGCATCCGGACCGCTTCGAAGTTGCCGCTCTCTGCGATCTCAATGAGGAACGCCTGAACGCCGTGGGCGACGAATTCGGCATCACGCGGCGGCTCAAGGATTTCGTCGAGATCCTGAACATGCCGGATATCGACATCATTGATATCTGCACGCCGCCCGGCTCGCATTTCGAACTGATCATGCAGGCGCTTGCCGCCGGCAAGCATGTGGTTTGCGAGAAGCCGCTGGTCGGCTCGCTCGCCGATGTGGACGCGCTCATCGCGGCGGAAAAGACGGCCAAGGGCAGACTGATGCCGATCTTTCAATATCGCTATGGCGACGGCATTCAAAAGGCAAAGCGCATCATCGAGGCCGGCATCGCCGGCAAGGCCTATGTCGCCACTTCGGAGACGCATTGGGTGCGCGGCGCCGACTATTATGCAGTCCCATGGCGCGGCAAATGGGATACCGAGCTCGGCGGCGTGCTGATGACGCATTCGATCCATCTGCACGACATGCTGACCTATCTGATGGGCCCAATTGCCGGCCTTTTCGGCCGCGTCGCCACCCGCGTCAACGATATCGAAGTGGAAGATTGCGCCAGCGCCAGCCTGCTGATGGAGAATGGCGCGCTGGCGACGATCAGCGCAACGCTCGGCTCGCAGGAACAGATCAGCCGCCTGCGCCTCGCCTTCGAAAACGTGCTGATCGAGAGCAATCACGAGCCCTACAGCCCCGGCCAGGACCCCTGGAAAATCGTTCCTGCGAACGACGAGATCGCCGCGAAGATCGATGCGCTGCTGACCGATTGGACGCCAATCCCGATCCGCTTCAACACGCAAATGAAGCTGTTCCATGAAGCGCTGGTGTCGGGCGGTCCGCTGCCGGTGACGACAGCCGATGCCCGCCAGGCACTGGAGCTTGTCACCGCATTCTATGAATCGTCGGAAACGCGCACCGAAGTCCGCTTTCCGGTCGGCCCGGAAAGCACGAAATACAAGAGCTGGAGGCCGGCATGA
- a CDS encoding glycoside hydrolase family 2 protein — translation MHGRLADIGGETLLSEGWNVVLTDAGACASPSDVPLSAGFIPASVPGTVAGSLEKAGLFNRENPHPLNDKDAWYLCRLVDADPGNAVLRLGGLATLCEVFLNGRKILVSESMFESHELAIHLLGGDELALCFRALEPRLAEPGPRARWRPQMITPQGLRLVRTTLLGHMPGWCPEIHAVGPWRPISLLRPHSPVIRDLSLRPDLLEDGEGRLYASLIVEGQVGEIVLRCGEVEQAFQKDNGGRCTAILKIPGVTPWWPHTHGTPDLYDVALIIDGVEHPLGRTGFRRLTVDHGADGQDFALVVNGERIFCRGAVWTTADIARLPGSREDYELWLRLAAEAGMNMIRIGGTMAYETPEFFRLCDELGLLVWQDFMFANFDYPKNDKAFNAHVEAEAAQLLSSTRLSPSLAVLCGGSEMYQQAAMMGLPERFWASPIVEEIIPAVVKSLRPDVPYVVNSPSGGAMPFSPNAGVTHYYGVGAYMRPLDDARRADVRFAAESLAFAHVPQARSLARHLPVPAVHSPLWKERVPRDRGASWDFEDARDHYLSELYGFEPNRLRREDPDLYLDLSRAVTGEVAEETYAEWRRQGSDCNGALVWTLQDLLPGPGWGVIDSTGEPKPIWYALRRSFRPVQVLLTDEGTNGLDAHVINEGDVALDLDLDVVCLRDGRQTVVSGKRELSIEARSKHKIACTDLFGAFFDSTYAFRFGPPSHDVTVARLTARETGALIAEAFYFPLGRTKAFHEAEITASVAQQDNHWFLDLSSDRLAQSVQIDFEAYRAEDDWFHLAPGAPRRLRLHPRAGTAVDTVPTGQIRTLGGRRIVEV, via the coding sequence ATGCACGGGCGTTTGGCTGATATTGGCGGCGAGACGCTGCTGAGCGAAGGGTGGAATGTGGTTCTGACGGATGCGGGTGCCTGCGCCTCGCCTTCGGACGTGCCGCTTTCGGCCGGGTTCATCCCAGCGTCGGTGCCGGGCACCGTGGCCGGGTCGCTCGAAAAGGCCGGGCTCTTCAATCGCGAGAATCCCCATCCGCTGAACGACAAGGATGCCTGGTATCTTTGCCGATTGGTCGACGCCGACCCCGGCAATGCCGTTCTGCGGCTCGGAGGGCTGGCAACGCTCTGCGAAGTCTTCCTGAATGGCAGAAAAATTCTCGTCTCCGAAAGCATGTTCGAATCGCACGAACTCGCCATCCATCTGCTGGGTGGTGATGAGCTGGCGCTCTGCTTTCGCGCGCTGGAGCCGCGGCTTGCCGAACCCGGCCCAAGAGCCCGGTGGCGGCCGCAGATGATCACGCCGCAGGGGCTGCGACTGGTCCGGACGACCTTGCTCGGCCACATGCCCGGCTGGTGCCCCGAGATTCACGCTGTCGGTCCCTGGCGGCCGATTTCGCTGTTGCGTCCGCATAGCCCGGTCATCCGCGACCTTTCGCTGCGTCCGGATCTGCTGGAGGATGGCGAGGGCCGGCTTTACGCCTCGCTTATCGTCGAGGGGCAGGTCGGTGAGATCGTGCTTCGTTGTGGCGAGGTCGAACAGGCCTTCCAGAAAGACAATGGCGGCCGTTGCACGGCGATCCTGAAAATCCCCGGCGTGACGCCATGGTGGCCGCATACCCACGGAACGCCCGATCTCTATGACGTGGCGCTGATCATCGATGGCGTGGAGCATCCGCTCGGGCGTACCGGCTTCCGCCGGCTGACGGTCGATCACGGTGCTGATGGCCAGGATTTTGCGCTTGTTGTCAATGGCGAGCGCATCTTCTGCCGCGGTGCCGTCTGGACGACGGCGGATATCGCCCGCCTGCCCGGTAGCCGTGAAGATTACGAGCTATGGCTCCGGCTGGCGGCGGAGGCGGGCATGAACATGATCCGCATCGGCGGCACCATGGCCTATGAGACACCGGAATTCTTCCGGCTTTGCGATGAACTCGGCCTGTTGGTTTGGCAGGATTTCATGTTCGCCAATTTCGACTATCCGAAGAACGACAAGGCTTTCAATGCCCATGTCGAGGCGGAAGCGGCTCAGCTTCTTTCCAGTACGCGCCTGTCTCCCTCGCTCGCCGTCCTTTGCGGCGGCAGCGAAATGTATCAGCAGGCGGCAATGATGGGCCTGCCCGAGCGCTTCTGGGCAAGCCCGATCGTGGAGGAGATCATTCCTGCCGTCGTAAAGTCTCTACGGCCCGATGTTCCCTATGTCGTCAATTCCCCCTCGGGCGGCGCTATGCCGTTTTCCCCGAATGCGGGCGTGACGCACTACTATGGCGTCGGCGCCTACATGCGGCCGCTGGACGACGCGCGGCGTGCCGATGTCCGCTTCGCGGCGGAAAGCCTGGCTTTCGCGCATGTGCCGCAGGCCCGGAGCTTGGCGCGGCATTTGCCCGTCCCGGCAGTCCATAGCCCGCTATGGAAAGAGCGCGTGCCCCGCGACCGCGGCGCTTCCTGGGATTTCGAGGATGCGCGCGACCATTATCTCAGCGAGCTCTATGGCTTTGAACCAAATCGCCTGCGGCGCGAAGATCCGGATCTCTATCTCGATCTGTCGCGGGCCGTTACAGGCGAAGTCGCGGAAGAAACCTATGCCGAATGGCGGCGGCAGGGCTCCGACTGCAACGGTGCCCTCGTCTGGACGCTGCAGGATCTGTTGCCCGGCCCCGGCTGGGGTGTGATCGATTCCACCGGCGAGCCGAAGCCCATATGGTACGCGCTCCGCCGCTCCTTCCGGCCGGTGCAGGTATTGCTCACCGATGAAGGCACCAATGGTCTCGATGCGCATGTCATCAACGAGGGCGATGTTGCCCTCGACCTCGATCTCGATGTGGTCTGCCTGCGCGACGGTCGGCAGACAGTGGTCAGTGGCAAGCGGGAATTATCGATCGAAGCCCGCAGCAAGCACAAGATCGCCTGCACCGATCTCTTCGGCGCCTTTTTTGACTCGACCTATGCTTTCCGCTTCGGCCCGCCGTCGCATGATGTGACGGTAGCGCGGCTTACAGCGCGCGAAACGGGGGCGCTGATCGCCGAAGCCTTTTATTTTCCTTTGGGCAGGACGAAAGCCTTTCACGAGGCAGAAATCACTGCTTCCGTCGCGCAGCAGGACAATCACTGGTTCCTTGATCTCAGCAGCGACCGGTTGGCACAGTCGGTACAGATCGATTTCGAAGCCTATCGGGCGGAGGACGATTGGTTCCATCTCGCCCCGGGGGCGCCCCGGCGGTTGAGGCTTCATCCGCGGGCTGGAACTGCGGTAGACACCGTACCCACCGGTCAGATCAGGACCTTGGGAGGCCGGCGAATAGTCGAAGTGTGA
- a CDS encoding acyl-CoA dehydrogenase family protein, with translation MNVAVALVEAGAGDTAAVRAARVAVIAGKYTDEVDAEGRFPREAVDAMRAERLLSIQIPADLGGEGASITEIAELCSILGQACAASAMVFAMHQIKLSSLVEHGAGSEWHCEFMRRIAKEQLLLASATTEGGIGGNLRNSICAIKVEGEWCFLEKDATVISYGAHADAILITSRSHAEAASSDQVMTVFLRDQYTLERTIEWNTLGMRGTCSDGFLFKGEAPAVQILPKPFAEIAAQSMLASSHLLWSGVWYGIAADAVARAQAFVRAAARKSPGTQPPGALRLAEVSSLLQMVKSNVVAGLKVYEEAKVDADRLSSMAFAVAMNNVKIASSEMILPIINHAMLICGIMGYKNGTPYSLGRHLRDAHSAQLMISNDRILGNTSTMLLVHKQDTSLLG, from the coding sequence ATGAATGTCGCGGTCGCTTTGGTTGAAGCCGGAGCCGGAGATACGGCGGCGGTGCGCGCTGCGCGGGTCGCTGTCATCGCCGGCAAATATACTGATGAAGTCGACGCCGAGGGCCGCTTCCCGCGGGAGGCCGTGGATGCGATGCGTGCCGAAAGGCTGCTGTCGATCCAAATCCCTGCCGATCTTGGCGGCGAAGGCGCGTCTATCACCGAAATAGCCGAGCTCTGCTCGATCCTGGGTCAGGCCTGCGCGGCGAGCGCCATGGTTTTCGCCATGCATCAGATCAAGCTTTCGAGCCTGGTCGAACATGGCGCCGGCAGCGAATGGCACTGCGAATTCATGCGCCGCATCGCCAAGGAACAGCTTCTGCTGGCATCGGCGACGACGGAAGGCGGCATCGGCGGCAATCTCCGCAACAGCATCTGCGCCATCAAGGTGGAAGGCGAGTGGTGCTTCCTTGAGAAGGACGCAACCGTCATCTCCTACGGCGCCCATGCCGACGCGATTCTGATCACCTCGCGCAGCCATGCCGAGGCAGCTTCCTCCGATCAGGTCATGACGGTGTTTCTCAGGGATCAATACACGCTGGAGCGCACCATCGAGTGGAACACGCTCGGCATGCGCGGCACCTGCTCCGACGGTTTCCTGTTCAAAGGCGAAGCGCCGGCCGTGCAGATCCTGCCGAAGCCGTTTGCCGAGATCGCCGCGCAGTCGATGCTGGCTAGCTCGCATCTGCTCTGGAGCGGCGTCTGGTATGGCATCGCAGCCGATGCGGTGGCTCGCGCCCAGGCTTTCGTGCGCGCCGCGGCCCGCAAGTCGCCCGGCACGCAGCCGCCTGGCGCATTGCGGCTGGCGGAAGTCTCGAGCCTGCTGCAGATGGTAAAATCGAACGTCGTCGCCGGCCTGAAAGTCTATGAGGAGGCCAAGGTGGATGCCGACCGGCTCTCCTCGATGGCGTTTGCCGTTGCCATGAACAACGTCAAGATCGCGTCGTCGGAGATGATCCTGCCGATCATCAACCACGCGATGCTGATCTGCGGCATCATGGGCTACAAGAACGGTACTCCCTACAGCCTCGGCCGCCATTTGCGCGATGCGCATTCCGCTCAACTGATGATCTCGAACGACCGCATTCTCGGCAACACGTCGACCATGTTGCTCGTCCACAAACAAGATACCAGCCTACTGGGATAA
- the ugpC gene encoding sn-glycerol-3-phosphate ABC transporter ATP-binding protein UgpC encodes MATSVSLQKVIKRYGELEVVHGIDLEIEPGEFAVFVGPSGCGKSTLLRMIAGLEPISGGALYLDGSRMNDVPASKRGIAMVFQSYALYPHMSVYKNLAFGLETAGMKKQEIQPRVEKAAEILQIKQLLQRKPKQLSGGQRQRVAIGRAIVREPKIFLFDEPLSNLDAELRVQMRVEIARLHQRLGNTMIYVTHDQTEAMTMADKIVVLNGGNIEQVGAPLDLYNKPRNKFVAGFIGSPKMNFLDAKIVASDDGSAVIDLNGQTVRLPRRLGGLQPGQPVTLGARPEHLNVGDRGLALGNARVDLVEHLGGQTILYVTLHGGQALTVALEDQQAIRAGETVSIHIDPERCHLFGPDGVTL; translated from the coding sequence ATGGCGACAAGCGTCTCGCTGCAGAAAGTTATCAAGCGCTATGGCGAGCTCGAGGTCGTCCACGGCATCGACCTGGAAATCGAGCCTGGCGAATTCGCCGTTTTCGTCGGCCCATCGGGCTGCGGCAAGTCCACGCTGCTGCGCATGATCGCCGGCCTGGAGCCGATTTCCGGCGGCGCGCTCTATCTCGACGGAAGCCGCATGAACGATGTTCCCGCCTCCAAGCGCGGCATCGCCATGGTGTTCCAATCCTATGCGCTTTATCCGCACATGTCGGTCTACAAAAACCTCGCCTTCGGCCTGGAAACGGCGGGCATGAAGAAGCAGGAGATTCAGCCGCGCGTCGAGAAGGCGGCCGAGATCCTGCAGATCAAGCAGCTCCTGCAGCGTAAGCCGAAGCAACTTTCCGGCGGCCAGCGCCAGCGCGTCGCCATAGGCCGCGCCATCGTGCGCGAGCCGAAAATCTTCCTCTTCGACGAGCCGCTGTCCAACCTCGACGCCGAACTGCGCGTGCAGATGCGCGTCGAGATCGCCCGCCTGCATCAACGGCTCGGCAATACGATGATCTACGTCACCCACGATCAGACGGAAGCCATGACCATGGCCGACAAGATCGTGGTGCTGAACGGCGGCAATATCGAACAAGTCGGCGCGCCCCTCGATCTCTACAACAAGCCGCGCAACAAGTTCGTCGCCGGCTTCATCGGCTCGCCGAAGATGAACTTCCTGGACGCCAAGATCGTTGCCTCCGACGACGGCTCCGCCGTCATCGACCTCAACGGCCAGACGGTGCGCCTGCCGCGCCGCCTGGGCGGTCTCCAGCCGGGACAACCCGTCACCCTCGGCGCCCGTCCGGAACATCTGAATGTCGGCGACCGCGGTCTGGCGCTGGGCAACGCCCGCGTCGATCTGGTCGAACATCTCGGCGGCCAGACGATCCTCTATGTCACACTGCACGGTGGCCAAGCGCTGACGGTCGCGCTGGAAGATCAGCAGGCTATCCGCGCCGGAGAAACGGTTAGTATCCACATCGATCCCGAGCGCTGCCATCTGTTCGGACCGGACGGCGTGACGTTGTAG
- a CDS encoding acyl carrier protein, translating into MNKTIRDLLAKFGALPVTIDQIADDADLYAAGLSSFASVQLMLGIEEAFDIEFPDNLLNRKSFASIVAIEKTVGMILDSRKVA; encoded by the coding sequence ATGAATAAGACGATTCGCGATTTGTTGGCCAAGTTTGGTGCGCTTCCCGTTACGATCGATCAGATTGCCGACGATGCCGATCTCTATGCGGCAGGCCTGTCTTCCTTTGCGTCGGTGCAGCTCATGCTCGGCATCGAAGAGGCTTTCGACATCGAGTTCCCCGATAATCTGCTGAACCGCAAATCCTTTGCCAGCATCGTTGCCATCGAAAAGACGGTCGGCATGATCCTGGACAGCCGAAAGGTTGCCTGA